A single genomic interval of Hoplias malabaricus isolate fHopMal1 chromosome 7, fHopMal1.hap1, whole genome shotgun sequence harbors:
- the kita gene encoding mast/stem cell growth factor receptor kita isoform X1, producing MEYHSVLLCVFLQFIFRPGSTKLTIDPDKDAITVPLNGNLSLSCKGDGPVRWHREDRPGRPVREQQRKGSMSTINVVNVKAMYLGRYVCLEEHSGDKNSIYVFVTAFLSADPDHPFRRSIITDIMVAAGNITSIPCLATDPSMTDLRLKTCDRRPLPSEMRYTASTETGITVSNVQPDFEGCYICIGSLNGKEVTSVNYQLSVRLVPDRPPKISLLEPSRVLLTQGQKLSLTCSTSNVNSDIKIHWIPPTGVSATTRQVSHILTEPVSHVRKAFLEIQAVKLHDSGSYRCEAQNYRGISAETVWVDVFSKGFINLTHVHNGTWRVREGESLTLRVDMDAYPKPHTTSWSYNRQQLTNTTDHVIITRSHAHRYNCELKLVRLKVSESGFYTFMATNGDATIHQMFEVYVISKPLIVTREGPVDGQVRCVAEGYPTPQITWYYCDQPYSRCSNLLNATQEEEDVVTVTMTNPPFGKGAVESRLNITKSNYPTLECVASANGEIVYTLFSISDHSIQQELFTPLLIGFVAAAAILCLILFVLIYKYMQKPKYQIQWKVIEGIHGNNYVYIDPNQLPYDHQWEFPRDKLRFGKTLGSGAFGKVVEATAYGMSKADTVMTVAVKMLKPSAHATEKEALMSELKVLSYLGNHINIVNLLGACTVGGPTLVITEYCCFGDLLNFLRRKRESFYCTSVGEDCYYKNVVLQPDEGRNGYMTMRPSVMGVLSTEKRSPNKGSFNECDVVSEVLQEDGLSLDVEDLLSFSYQVAKGMDFLASKNCIHRDLAARNILLTEGRVAKICDFGLARDITTDSNYVVKGNARLPVKWMSPESIFECVYTFESDVWSYGILLWEIFSLGSSPYPGMPVDSRFYKMIKEGYRMDSPEFAPSEMYEIMHSCWDAEPFKRPSFGKVVEKIEKQISDSTKHIYLNFSSKLPVVTGPHEDTSSQSPRLNSAGSNHTTPTQPLLSRDDVFLEGAASRLPRV from the exons GCAGTACCAAACTCACTATTGACCCGGACAAAGACGCAATCACTGTGCCATTGAATGGCAACCTATCTCTCAGCTGCAAGGGTGATGGCCCAGTGCGATGGCATCGGGAAGATCGCCCAGGACGACCTGTCAGAGAGCAGCAGAGGAAAGGCAGTATGTCTACTATTAATGTAGTCAATGTGAAAGCCATGTACCTGGGCAGATATGTGTGCTTGGAGGAGCACTCAGGAGACAAAAACTCCATCTATGTCTTTGTTacag CCTTCCTCTCAGCAGATCCTGACCACCCCTTCAGGAGGTCCATCATAACGGATATTATGGTAGCAGCAGGTAACATCACTTCCATCCCATGCCTAGCTACGGACCCCAGCATGACCGACCTGAGATTGAAAACCTGCGATAGGCGCCCCctaccttctgagatgaggtaCACTGCCAGCACAGAGACGGGCATCACTGTGAGCAATGTTCAACCAGACTTTGAAGGATGCTATATCTGCATAGGATCCCTAAATGGAAAAGAGGTCACATCTGTGAACTACCAACTCAGTGTGCGACTGG TTCCAGACAGGCCCCCAAAAATATCCCTACTTGAGCCCAGCAGAGTGCTTCTGACCCAGGGCCAAAAACTCAGCCTGACCTGCTCCACTTCCAACGTTAACAGTGACATCAAGATCCACTGGATACCTCCTACTGGAGTA TCGGCAACCACACGTCAAGTCTCTCATATTTTGACTGAGCCCGTCTCACATGTACGCAAGGCCTTCCTTGAAATACAGGCTGTGAAGTTGCATGACTCTGGAAGCTATCGATGTGAAGCTCAAAATTACAGAGGGATCAGTGCAGAGACGGTCTGGGTTGATGTCTTCA GTAAAGGATTCATTAACCTGACCCATGTACACAATGGGACATGGAGGGTGCGAGAAGGAGAGAGTTTGACTCTGCGTGTGGATATGGATGCCTATCCTAAACCTCACACCACTTCCTGGAGCTACAACAGACAGCAACTCACCAATACAACTGATCATGTCATCATCACACGCTCACATGcccacag gtaTAACTGTGAATTGAAGCTGGTGCGTTTAAAAGTATCAGAGAGTGGATTCTACACATTTATGGCGACAAATGGTGATGCAACAATTCATCAAATGTTTGAAGTATATGTCATAA GTAAGCCACTAATTGTTACACGTGAAGGACCGGTTGACGGGCAGGTACGCTGTGTGGCAGAGGGTTATCCCACACCTCAGATCACATGGTATTACTGTGACCAACCCTATTCCAG GTGTTCTAATTTGCTGAATGCCACccaagaggaggaggatgtcGTCACAGTAACTATGACCAACCCACCGTTTGGGAAAGGAGCAGTGGAGAGTCGGCTTAACATCACCAAGAGCAATTACCCCACCTTGGAGTGTGTGGCTTCAGCCAATGGCGAGATTGTTTACACATTGTTCTCCATCAGTg accaCTCTATTCAGCAAGAGCTCTTCACTCCATTGCTCATTGGATTTGTTGCAGCAGCAGCAATACTTTGCCTCATCTTGTTTGTTCTGATCTACAAGTACATGCAG AAACCTAAGTACCAGATTCAGTGGAAAGTCATTGAGGGAATCCATGGCAACAATTACGTATATATTGATCCTAACCAGCTTCCGTATGACCACCAATGGGAGTTTCCCCGTGACAAACTACGTTTTG GGAAAACTCTGGGATCTGGAGCATTCGGAAAGGTGGTGGAGGCCACAGCCTATGGAATGTCCAAGGCAGACACAGTAATGACAGTAGCAGTCAAAATGCTGAAAC CAAGTGCCCATGCCACAGAGAAAGAGGCTCTAATGTCAGAACTGAAGGTGCTCAGTTATCTCGGAAACCATATAAACATTGTCAACTTGCTGGGAGCCTGCACTGTTGgag GTCCAACACTGGTGATAACAGAATACTGTTGCTTTGGTGACCTGCTGAACTTCCTGCGCAGAAAACGCGAGTCTTTCTATTGCACCAGTGTGGGAGAGGATTGTTACTATAAAAATGTCGTGCTACAGCCAGA tgaGGGTAGAAATGGCTATATGACCATGCGACCTTCAGTTATGGGAGTTTTGTCTACTGAGAAACGTTCGCCCAATAAAG GCTCATTCAATGAATGTGATGTGGTCAGTGAGGTCCTACAGGAGGATGGTTTGTCTCTGGACGTTGAAGACCTGCTCAGCTTCTCCTATCAGGTGGCCAAAGGAATGGACTTTCTGGCATCCAAAAAC TGTATCCACAGGGACCTGGCAGCCAGAAACATTCTCCTCACAGAAGGTAGAGTGGCCAAGATTTGCGACTTTGGACTTGCCCGTGACATCACTACTGACTCCAACTATGTGGTGAAGGGCAAT GCTCGTCTTCCAGTGAAGTGGATGTCTCCCGAAAGCATTTTCGAATGTGTGTACACGTTTGAGAGTGATGTCTGGTCTTATGGCATCTTACTATGGGAGATCTTCTCTCTGG GGAGCAGTCCTTATCCTGGTATGCCTGTAGACTCCAGATTCTACAAGATGATCAAAGAGGGCTACAGGATGGATTCACCAGAGTTTGCACCAAGTGAAAT GTATGAAATCATGCATTCTTGTTGGGATGCAGAACCTTTTAAGAGGCCCTCATTTGGCAAGGTTGTTGAGAAGATTGAAAAACAGATCTCAGACAGCACTAAACAT ATCTATCTGAACTTCAGCTCCAAGTTGCCTGTGGTAACGGGGCCCCATGAAGACACCAGCTCTCAGTCCCCACGCCTCAATTCAGCTGGAAGTAACCATACCACCCCAACACAGCCTCTACTGTCCAGGGACGATGTCTTCCTAGAGGGTGCAGCTTCTAGACTGCCACGGGTGTAA
- the kita gene encoding mast/stem cell growth factor receptor kita isoform X3 codes for MEYHSVLLCVFLQFIFRPGSTKLTIDPDKDAITVPLNGNLSLSCKGDGPVRWHREDRPGRPVREQQRKGSMSTINVVNVKAMYLGRYVCLEEHSGDKNSIYVFVTDPDHPFRRSIITDIMVAAGNITSIPCLATDPSMTDLRLKTCDRRPLPSEMRYTASTETGITVSNVQPDFEGCYICIGSLNGKEVTSVNYQLSVRLVPDRPPKISLLEPSRVLLTQGQKLSLTCSTSNVNSDIKIHWIPPTGVSATTRQVSHILTEPVSHVRKAFLEIQAVKLHDSGSYRCEAQNYRGISAETVWVDVFSKGFINLTHVHNGTWRVREGESLTLRVDMDAYPKPHTTSWSYNRQQLTNTTDHVIITRSHAHRYNCELKLVRLKVSESGFYTFMATNGDATIHQMFEVYVISKPLIVTREGPVDGQVRCVAEGYPTPQITWYYCDQPYSRCSNLLNATQEEEDVVTVTMTNPPFGKGAVESRLNITKSNYPTLECVASANGEIVYTLFSISDHSIQQELFTPLLIGFVAAAAILCLILFVLIYKYMQKPKYQIQWKVIEGIHGNNYVYIDPNQLPYDHQWEFPRDKLRFGKTLGSGAFGKVVEATAYGMSKADTVMTVAVKMLKPSAHATEKEALMSELKVLSYLGNHINIVNLLGACTVGGPTLVITEYCCFGDLLNFLRRKRESFYCTSVGEDCYYKNVVLQPDEGRNGYMTMRPSVMGVLSTEKRSPNKGSFNECDVVSEVLQEDGLSLDVEDLLSFSYQVAKGMDFLASKNCIHRDLAARNILLTEGRVAKICDFGLARDITTDSNYVVKGNARLPVKWMSPESIFECVYTFESDVWSYGILLWEIFSLGSSPYPGMPVDSRFYKMIKEGYRMDSPEFAPSEMYEIMHSCWDAEPFKRPSFGKVVEKIEKQISDSTKHIYLNFSSKLPVVTGPHEDTSSQSPRLNSAGSNHTTPTQPLLSRDDVFLEGAASRLPRV; via the exons GCAGTACCAAACTCACTATTGACCCGGACAAAGACGCAATCACTGTGCCATTGAATGGCAACCTATCTCTCAGCTGCAAGGGTGATGGCCCAGTGCGATGGCATCGGGAAGATCGCCCAGGACGACCTGTCAGAGAGCAGCAGAGGAAAGGCAGTATGTCTACTATTAATGTAGTCAATGTGAAAGCCATGTACCTGGGCAGATATGTGTGCTTGGAGGAGCACTCAGGAGACAAAAACTCCATCTATGTCTTTGTTacag ATCCTGACCACCCCTTCAGGAGGTCCATCATAACGGATATTATGGTAGCAGCAGGTAACATCACTTCCATCCCATGCCTAGCTACGGACCCCAGCATGACCGACCTGAGATTGAAAACCTGCGATAGGCGCCCCctaccttctgagatgaggtaCACTGCCAGCACAGAGACGGGCATCACTGTGAGCAATGTTCAACCAGACTTTGAAGGATGCTATATCTGCATAGGATCCCTAAATGGAAAAGAGGTCACATCTGTGAACTACCAACTCAGTGTGCGACTGG TTCCAGACAGGCCCCCAAAAATATCCCTACTTGAGCCCAGCAGAGTGCTTCTGACCCAGGGCCAAAAACTCAGCCTGACCTGCTCCACTTCCAACGTTAACAGTGACATCAAGATCCACTGGATACCTCCTACTGGAGTA TCGGCAACCACACGTCAAGTCTCTCATATTTTGACTGAGCCCGTCTCACATGTACGCAAGGCCTTCCTTGAAATACAGGCTGTGAAGTTGCATGACTCTGGAAGCTATCGATGTGAAGCTCAAAATTACAGAGGGATCAGTGCAGAGACGGTCTGGGTTGATGTCTTCA GTAAAGGATTCATTAACCTGACCCATGTACACAATGGGACATGGAGGGTGCGAGAAGGAGAGAGTTTGACTCTGCGTGTGGATATGGATGCCTATCCTAAACCTCACACCACTTCCTGGAGCTACAACAGACAGCAACTCACCAATACAACTGATCATGTCATCATCACACGCTCACATGcccacag gtaTAACTGTGAATTGAAGCTGGTGCGTTTAAAAGTATCAGAGAGTGGATTCTACACATTTATGGCGACAAATGGTGATGCAACAATTCATCAAATGTTTGAAGTATATGTCATAA GTAAGCCACTAATTGTTACACGTGAAGGACCGGTTGACGGGCAGGTACGCTGTGTGGCAGAGGGTTATCCCACACCTCAGATCACATGGTATTACTGTGACCAACCCTATTCCAG GTGTTCTAATTTGCTGAATGCCACccaagaggaggaggatgtcGTCACAGTAACTATGACCAACCCACCGTTTGGGAAAGGAGCAGTGGAGAGTCGGCTTAACATCACCAAGAGCAATTACCCCACCTTGGAGTGTGTGGCTTCAGCCAATGGCGAGATTGTTTACACATTGTTCTCCATCAGTg accaCTCTATTCAGCAAGAGCTCTTCACTCCATTGCTCATTGGATTTGTTGCAGCAGCAGCAATACTTTGCCTCATCTTGTTTGTTCTGATCTACAAGTACATGCAG AAACCTAAGTACCAGATTCAGTGGAAAGTCATTGAGGGAATCCATGGCAACAATTACGTATATATTGATCCTAACCAGCTTCCGTATGACCACCAATGGGAGTTTCCCCGTGACAAACTACGTTTTG GGAAAACTCTGGGATCTGGAGCATTCGGAAAGGTGGTGGAGGCCACAGCCTATGGAATGTCCAAGGCAGACACAGTAATGACAGTAGCAGTCAAAATGCTGAAAC CAAGTGCCCATGCCACAGAGAAAGAGGCTCTAATGTCAGAACTGAAGGTGCTCAGTTATCTCGGAAACCATATAAACATTGTCAACTTGCTGGGAGCCTGCACTGTTGgag GTCCAACACTGGTGATAACAGAATACTGTTGCTTTGGTGACCTGCTGAACTTCCTGCGCAGAAAACGCGAGTCTTTCTATTGCACCAGTGTGGGAGAGGATTGTTACTATAAAAATGTCGTGCTACAGCCAGA tgaGGGTAGAAATGGCTATATGACCATGCGACCTTCAGTTATGGGAGTTTTGTCTACTGAGAAACGTTCGCCCAATAAAG GCTCATTCAATGAATGTGATGTGGTCAGTGAGGTCCTACAGGAGGATGGTTTGTCTCTGGACGTTGAAGACCTGCTCAGCTTCTCCTATCAGGTGGCCAAAGGAATGGACTTTCTGGCATCCAAAAAC TGTATCCACAGGGACCTGGCAGCCAGAAACATTCTCCTCACAGAAGGTAGAGTGGCCAAGATTTGCGACTTTGGACTTGCCCGTGACATCACTACTGACTCCAACTATGTGGTGAAGGGCAAT GCTCGTCTTCCAGTGAAGTGGATGTCTCCCGAAAGCATTTTCGAATGTGTGTACACGTTTGAGAGTGATGTCTGGTCTTATGGCATCTTACTATGGGAGATCTTCTCTCTGG GGAGCAGTCCTTATCCTGGTATGCCTGTAGACTCCAGATTCTACAAGATGATCAAAGAGGGCTACAGGATGGATTCACCAGAGTTTGCACCAAGTGAAAT GTATGAAATCATGCATTCTTGTTGGGATGCAGAACCTTTTAAGAGGCCCTCATTTGGCAAGGTTGTTGAGAAGATTGAAAAACAGATCTCAGACAGCACTAAACAT ATCTATCTGAACTTCAGCTCCAAGTTGCCTGTGGTAACGGGGCCCCATGAAGACACCAGCTCTCAGTCCCCACGCCTCAATTCAGCTGGAAGTAACCATACCACCCCAACACAGCCTCTACTGTCCAGGGACGATGTCTTCCTAGAGGGTGCAGCTTCTAGACTGCCACGGGTGTAA
- the kita gene encoding mast/stem cell growth factor receptor kita isoform X2, with amino-acid sequence MEYHSVLLCVFLQFIFRPGSTKLTIDPDKDAITVPLNGNLSLSCKGDGPVRWHREDRPGRPVREQQRKGSMSTINVVNVKAMYLGRYVCLEEHSGDKNSIYVFVTADPDHPFRRSIITDIMVAAGNITSIPCLATDPSMTDLRLKTCDRRPLPSEMRYTASTETGITVSNVQPDFEGCYICIGSLNGKEVTSVNYQLSVRLVPDRPPKISLLEPSRVLLTQGQKLSLTCSTSNVNSDIKIHWIPPTGVSATTRQVSHILTEPVSHVRKAFLEIQAVKLHDSGSYRCEAQNYRGISAETVWVDVFSKGFINLTHVHNGTWRVREGESLTLRVDMDAYPKPHTTSWSYNRQQLTNTTDHVIITRSHAHRYNCELKLVRLKVSESGFYTFMATNGDATIHQMFEVYVISKPLIVTREGPVDGQVRCVAEGYPTPQITWYYCDQPYSRCSNLLNATQEEEDVVTVTMTNPPFGKGAVESRLNITKSNYPTLECVASANGEIVYTLFSISDHSIQQELFTPLLIGFVAAAAILCLILFVLIYKYMQKPKYQIQWKVIEGIHGNNYVYIDPNQLPYDHQWEFPRDKLRFGKTLGSGAFGKVVEATAYGMSKADTVMTVAVKMLKPSAHATEKEALMSELKVLSYLGNHINIVNLLGACTVGGPTLVITEYCCFGDLLNFLRRKRESFYCTSVGEDCYYKNVVLQPDEGRNGYMTMRPSVMGVLSTEKRSPNKGSFNECDVVSEVLQEDGLSLDVEDLLSFSYQVAKGMDFLASKNCIHRDLAARNILLTEGRVAKICDFGLARDITTDSNYVVKGNARLPVKWMSPESIFECVYTFESDVWSYGILLWEIFSLGSSPYPGMPVDSRFYKMIKEGYRMDSPEFAPSEMYEIMHSCWDAEPFKRPSFGKVVEKIEKQISDSTKHIYLNFSSKLPVVTGPHEDTSSQSPRLNSAGSNHTTPTQPLLSRDDVFLEGAASRLPRV; translated from the exons GCAGTACCAAACTCACTATTGACCCGGACAAAGACGCAATCACTGTGCCATTGAATGGCAACCTATCTCTCAGCTGCAAGGGTGATGGCCCAGTGCGATGGCATCGGGAAGATCGCCCAGGACGACCTGTCAGAGAGCAGCAGAGGAAAGGCAGTATGTCTACTATTAATGTAGTCAATGTGAAAGCCATGTACCTGGGCAGATATGTGTGCTTGGAGGAGCACTCAGGAGACAAAAACTCCATCTATGTCTTTGTTacag CAGATCCTGACCACCCCTTCAGGAGGTCCATCATAACGGATATTATGGTAGCAGCAGGTAACATCACTTCCATCCCATGCCTAGCTACGGACCCCAGCATGACCGACCTGAGATTGAAAACCTGCGATAGGCGCCCCctaccttctgagatgaggtaCACTGCCAGCACAGAGACGGGCATCACTGTGAGCAATGTTCAACCAGACTTTGAAGGATGCTATATCTGCATAGGATCCCTAAATGGAAAAGAGGTCACATCTGTGAACTACCAACTCAGTGTGCGACTGG TTCCAGACAGGCCCCCAAAAATATCCCTACTTGAGCCCAGCAGAGTGCTTCTGACCCAGGGCCAAAAACTCAGCCTGACCTGCTCCACTTCCAACGTTAACAGTGACATCAAGATCCACTGGATACCTCCTACTGGAGTA TCGGCAACCACACGTCAAGTCTCTCATATTTTGACTGAGCCCGTCTCACATGTACGCAAGGCCTTCCTTGAAATACAGGCTGTGAAGTTGCATGACTCTGGAAGCTATCGATGTGAAGCTCAAAATTACAGAGGGATCAGTGCAGAGACGGTCTGGGTTGATGTCTTCA GTAAAGGATTCATTAACCTGACCCATGTACACAATGGGACATGGAGGGTGCGAGAAGGAGAGAGTTTGACTCTGCGTGTGGATATGGATGCCTATCCTAAACCTCACACCACTTCCTGGAGCTACAACAGACAGCAACTCACCAATACAACTGATCATGTCATCATCACACGCTCACATGcccacag gtaTAACTGTGAATTGAAGCTGGTGCGTTTAAAAGTATCAGAGAGTGGATTCTACACATTTATGGCGACAAATGGTGATGCAACAATTCATCAAATGTTTGAAGTATATGTCATAA GTAAGCCACTAATTGTTACACGTGAAGGACCGGTTGACGGGCAGGTACGCTGTGTGGCAGAGGGTTATCCCACACCTCAGATCACATGGTATTACTGTGACCAACCCTATTCCAG GTGTTCTAATTTGCTGAATGCCACccaagaggaggaggatgtcGTCACAGTAACTATGACCAACCCACCGTTTGGGAAAGGAGCAGTGGAGAGTCGGCTTAACATCACCAAGAGCAATTACCCCACCTTGGAGTGTGTGGCTTCAGCCAATGGCGAGATTGTTTACACATTGTTCTCCATCAGTg accaCTCTATTCAGCAAGAGCTCTTCACTCCATTGCTCATTGGATTTGTTGCAGCAGCAGCAATACTTTGCCTCATCTTGTTTGTTCTGATCTACAAGTACATGCAG AAACCTAAGTACCAGATTCAGTGGAAAGTCATTGAGGGAATCCATGGCAACAATTACGTATATATTGATCCTAACCAGCTTCCGTATGACCACCAATGGGAGTTTCCCCGTGACAAACTACGTTTTG GGAAAACTCTGGGATCTGGAGCATTCGGAAAGGTGGTGGAGGCCACAGCCTATGGAATGTCCAAGGCAGACACAGTAATGACAGTAGCAGTCAAAATGCTGAAAC CAAGTGCCCATGCCACAGAGAAAGAGGCTCTAATGTCAGAACTGAAGGTGCTCAGTTATCTCGGAAACCATATAAACATTGTCAACTTGCTGGGAGCCTGCACTGTTGgag GTCCAACACTGGTGATAACAGAATACTGTTGCTTTGGTGACCTGCTGAACTTCCTGCGCAGAAAACGCGAGTCTTTCTATTGCACCAGTGTGGGAGAGGATTGTTACTATAAAAATGTCGTGCTACAGCCAGA tgaGGGTAGAAATGGCTATATGACCATGCGACCTTCAGTTATGGGAGTTTTGTCTACTGAGAAACGTTCGCCCAATAAAG GCTCATTCAATGAATGTGATGTGGTCAGTGAGGTCCTACAGGAGGATGGTTTGTCTCTGGACGTTGAAGACCTGCTCAGCTTCTCCTATCAGGTGGCCAAAGGAATGGACTTTCTGGCATCCAAAAAC TGTATCCACAGGGACCTGGCAGCCAGAAACATTCTCCTCACAGAAGGTAGAGTGGCCAAGATTTGCGACTTTGGACTTGCCCGTGACATCACTACTGACTCCAACTATGTGGTGAAGGGCAAT GCTCGTCTTCCAGTGAAGTGGATGTCTCCCGAAAGCATTTTCGAATGTGTGTACACGTTTGAGAGTGATGTCTGGTCTTATGGCATCTTACTATGGGAGATCTTCTCTCTGG GGAGCAGTCCTTATCCTGGTATGCCTGTAGACTCCAGATTCTACAAGATGATCAAAGAGGGCTACAGGATGGATTCACCAGAGTTTGCACCAAGTGAAAT GTATGAAATCATGCATTCTTGTTGGGATGCAGAACCTTTTAAGAGGCCCTCATTTGGCAAGGTTGTTGAGAAGATTGAAAAACAGATCTCAGACAGCACTAAACAT ATCTATCTGAACTTCAGCTCCAAGTTGCCTGTGGTAACGGGGCCCCATGAAGACACCAGCTCTCAGTCCCCACGCCTCAATTCAGCTGGAAGTAACCATACCACCCCAACACAGCCTCTACTGTCCAGGGACGATGTCTTCCTAGAGGGTGCAGCTTCTAGACTGCCACGGGTGTAA